From a region of the Arachis ipaensis cultivar K30076 chromosome B09, Araip1.1, whole genome shotgun sequence genome:
- the LOC107619317 gene encoding receptor-like protein 12, protein MGGYILKLLVLLVMLWHLGSNHAAIEGGEKKCKERERLALLKFKQGLHDKYGILSSWKDENDCCKWKGIRCNHETGYVERLDLHCSEPQYYLSGEISPSLTDLQHLSYLDLTCLSNNATTHIPPFLGSFPNLCYLNLSSAALSGYDLGEPYFEGEIPSQLGNLSQLQYLDLSFNLLDGAIPSQLGSLSQLQHLDLGSNQLRGVIPYQLGNLSQLQHLDLGNNQLGGVIPYQLGNLSQLQHLDLRYNQNLTVYGKNHGGTRWLSNLSSLTSLDLSGVRNLDDSSLHSLQFLGKLPSLKELRLSRCGLSDSHILPLSNSSLNFSTSLAILDLSGNYLTSQTIFHWVFNFTSNLQVLDLSYNMLRGTIPDDFGSIMHSLESIELSNNNLEGPVPKSLGNMCTLQSFSASNNHLTGDLSSFIHNSSRCTSNSLQEVDLSGNKIHGMSPVISNISSLKELRLSDNELHGEIPTSLGLLTELERLFLAGNSLEGVITESHFTNLSKLKCFDLAGSLLTIKISAGWVPPFQIQVLSIPGCTVDSNFPHWLKNQNEFWWLDISNLKNLDSVPNWLWGKLLTMNIFNISGNNLTGTIPNLPIELFYPEIDLTSNQFEGSIPRFWLQAGALYLSNNRFSNIVSFVCGNNTAMHLGILDLSNNQLKGELPDCWNNLNSLQFLDLSNNKLEGKIPFSLGVLTDLEALILRNNNFTGKLPSSLKNCSQLAWLDLGQNEFHGPIPLWIGESLKQLVVLSLRFNYFNGSLPSSLCLLTKLQVLDLSQNRLSRGIPTCIKNFTAMTQDAGSSTELMSRHWYEYKLRGSNVTFSVEEQYNFYLFLTWKGAYRSFKNADRLLIGIDLSSNHLTGEIPKEIELLFGLVLLNLSRNSLNGEIISNIGNLQSLEFLDLSRNHLSGRIPSSLSKIDRLAMLDLSNNDLDGKIPIGTQLQSFDPSAYEGNPNLCGEPLNKKCEEETTEYERAVAQVSDDNSIFLEALYMSMGIGFFTGFCGFIVSVLFISPCREPYSRFLNSLVTRIYLIKNSLYRARG, encoded by the coding sequence ATGGGTGGCTATATCCTGAAATTGCTTGTTTTGTTGGTAATGCTATGGCATTTAGGATCCAACCATGCAGCAATAGAGGGTGGAGAAAAGAAGTGCAAAGAAAGGGAGAGACTTGCTCTGCTCAAGTTCAAACAAGGCCTCCATGATAAGTATGGCATTTTGTCTTCATGGAAGGACGAGAATGATTGCTGCAAATGGAAGGGGATTCGATGCAACCATGAAACTGGGTACGTTGAGAGGCTTGATCTTCACTGCTCTGAACCACAATACTACTTGAGCGGTGAAATCAGCCCTTCCTTGACTGACCTGCAACACTTGTCGTATCTAGACCTCACTTGCTTATCAAATAACGCCACTACTCACATCCCACCATTCTTGGGTTCTTTCCCAAATCTATGCTATCTTAATCTCTCTTCTGCTGCTCTCTCCGGTTATGATCTTGGAGAACCTTATTTTGAGGGAGAGATCCCATCACAGCTGGGAAATCTCTCGCAACTGCAGTATCTTGATCTTAGCTTCAATCTTCTTGATGGAGCAATCCCTTCTCAACTTGGAAGTCTCTCACAGCTACAGCATCTTGATCTTGGTAGCAATCAACTTAGAGGAGTGATCCCCTACCAACTTGGGAATCTTTCCCAACTTCAGCATCTTGATCTTGGTAACAATCAACTTGGAGGAGTGATCCCCTACCAACTTGGGAATCTTTCCCAGCTGCAGCATCTTGATCTTCGCTACAATCAGAACCTCACTGTTTATGGTAAAAATCATGGCGGTACGCGGTGGCTGTCAAATCTTTCTTCTTTAACAAGCCTTGACTTGAGTGGAGTCCGTAATCTCGATGATTCTTCTCTCCACTCACTCCAGTTCCTTGGAAAGCTTCCAAGTCTAAAAGAACTGAGGCTAAGCAGGTGTGGCCTTTCTGATTCTCATATTCTTCCATTGTCTAATTCCAGTTTGAATTTCTCTACTTCCCTTGCTATACTTGATCTGTCTGGGAATTATTTGACATCACAAACTATATTCCATTGGGTGTTTAACTTCACCTCTAATCTCCAAGTGCTTGACCTTTCCTACAACATGTTAAGAGGCACCATTCCTGATGATTTTGGCAGCATAATGCATTCACTTGAAAGTATTGAACTCTCAAACAACAATCTAGAAGGCCCTGTTCCAAAATCCTTAGGGAATATGTGCACCTTGCAATCATTTTCCGCTTCCAACAATCACTTGACTGGGGATCTTTCGAGTTTTATTCACAACTCTTCAAGATGCACCAGTAACTCGTTACAAGAAGTGGATTTATCAGGAAATAAAATTCATGGCATGTCGCCTGTCATTTCAAACATCTCGTCTTTGAAAGAGTTACGGCTTTCAGATAATGAATTGCATGGAGAAATACCTACAAGCCTGGGATTGCTTACTGAGTTGGAGCGTTTGTTTCTTGCTGGAAATTCTCTTGAAGGTGTAATCACTGAATCCCATTTCACTAACCTCTCCAAATTGAAATGCTTTGACTTAGCCGGTAGCTTGTTGACAATCAAGATTAGTGCTGGCTGGGTTCCACCGTTCCAAATACAAGTTTTGAGCATACCAGGTTGCACGGTAGATTCTAATTTTCCACACTGGCTCAAGAATCAAAATGAATTCTGGTGGCTTGATATTTCAAATCTCAAGAATCTGGATTCTGTGCCGAACTGGTTGTGGGGAAAATTGCTGACAATGAATATTTTCAATATTTCAGGCAACAATCTAACTGGTACAATTCCAAATCTCCCAATTGAGTTATTTTACCCAGAAATAGATTTGACTTCAAATCAATTTGAGGGTTCCATTCCACGGTTTTGGTTGCAAGCAGGTGCCTTGTATCTATCCAACAATAGATTTTCAAATATAGTATCATTTGTTTGCGGCAATAACACAGCCATGCATTTGGGGATTTTAGATTTATCAAACAATCAATTGAAGGGTGAGTTGCCTGATTGTTGGAATAATTTAAACTCACTACAATTTCTTGACCTGAGCAATAATAAACTTGAAGGAAAGATTCCTTTCTCATTGGGTGTCTTAACAGACTTGGAGGCTTTGATTTTAAGAAACAATAATTTCACTGGAAAATTACCTTCTTCCTTGAAGAATTGCTCCCAGTTGGCATGGTTGGACCTGGGACAAAATGAGTTTCATGGTCCAATTCCATTATGGATAGGAGAAAGCTTAAAACAGTTAGTAGTCCTAAGCTTAAGATTCAACTACTTCAATGGAAGTCTACCTTCAAGTCTGTGTTTGTTAACAAAGCTTCAAGTTTTGGATCTCTCGCAAAATAGATTATCAAGAGGGATTCCAACTTGCATAAAGAATTTTACTGCAATGACTCAAGATGCTGGAAGCTCAACTGAACTAATGAGTCGTCATTGGTATGAATACAAACTTAGAGGAAGTAATGTCACTTTTTCTGTGGAAGAGCAATATAATTTTTACCTTTTTTTAACATGGAAAGGCGCATATCGTAGCTTCAAAAATGCAGATAGGCTTCTAATAGGAATTGACCTCTCAAGTAATCATCTCACAGGTGAAATACCAAaggaaattgagttgttatttGGATTGGTTTTATTGAACTTATCAAGGAACAGTCTCAATGGGGAAATCATCTCTAACATTGGAAACTTACAATCACTAGAGTTTCTTGATTTGTCAAGAAATCATTTGTCAGGCAGAATCCCTTCAAGTCTCTCCAAAATTGATCGTCTTGCTATGTTAGACTTGTCAAACAATGATCTTGATGGCAAAATTCCAATTGGAACGCAACTGCAGAGTTTCGATCCTTCAGCTTATGAAGGAAATCCCAATCTTTGTGGGGAACCTCTTAACAAGAAATGTGAAGAAGAAACCACAGAATATGAGAGGGCAGTAGCACAAGTGAGTGATGACAATTCAATATTCTTGGAGGCATTATACATGAGCATGGGGATAGGGTTCTTCACAGGCTTCTGTGGCTTCATAGTTTCAGTATTATTCATCTCCCCTTGCAGAGAACCCTACTCCAGGTTCTTGAATAGTTTGGTCACCAGAATCTATCTGATCAAAAACTCACTATATAGGGCTAGAGGATGA